From Microbacterium pseudoresistens, the proteins below share one genomic window:
- a CDS encoding inorganic phosphate transporter — protein sequence METAVLIVVLVIALALFFDFTNGFHDTANAMATPIATGALKPKTAVLLAAVLNLVGAFLSTEVSKTVSHGIIHEDSIQAQVFLPMIFAGLIGAITWNMLTWLLGLPSSSSHALFGGLIGATLVGVGFTGIDFGMVLSKIVLPALIAPVTAGIIAFAATKIAYAVTRRYDGRPDGRDGFRWGQIFTSSLVALAHGTNDAQKTMGVITLALITVGWQSADHADPYLWVIIACAFTIALGTYLGGWRIIRTLGKGLTDVKPAQGFSAETSTAATILASSALGFALSTTQVASGSVIGSGLGRRGSTVRWRTAGRIAIGWLLTLPAAGAVGAVAALVVVWWGTWGVLVDAVLALAIILGLFLRSRRDAVTASNAFSDVAESGHAVDVPDAPPPTPRQERILRAEEARKKRAAEAKKRAEDAEKKAAKKKSDKKKKSDKKKSGDKKKSDPKKKSDRKKKSGEEKTDSGRKTDADVTGENQRSTNAAAEAEIVTGAEAGQGER from the coding sequence GTGGAAACCGCAGTCCTCATCGTCGTGCTGGTCATCGCACTGGCACTGTTCTTCGACTTCACCAACGGATTCCACGACACCGCGAACGCGATGGCCACGCCCATCGCGACGGGGGCGCTCAAACCCAAGACCGCCGTGCTCCTGGCGGCAGTGCTCAATCTCGTCGGCGCGTTCCTGTCGACCGAGGTCTCGAAGACCGTTTCGCACGGCATCATCCACGAAGACAGCATCCAGGCGCAGGTGTTCCTGCCGATGATCTTCGCCGGGCTCATCGGCGCGATCACCTGGAACATGCTCACCTGGCTCCTGGGGCTGCCCTCGAGCTCGTCGCACGCCCTGTTCGGCGGGCTCATCGGCGCGACGCTAGTGGGCGTCGGGTTCACCGGGATCGATTTCGGCATGGTGCTGTCGAAGATCGTGCTGCCCGCGCTGATCGCTCCCGTGACGGCGGGCATCATCGCCTTCGCGGCGACGAAGATCGCCTATGCGGTCACTCGGCGCTACGACGGCCGGCCCGATGGTCGCGACGGGTTCCGCTGGGGGCAGATCTTCACCTCCTCGCTCGTCGCGCTCGCCCACGGCACGAACGACGCGCAGAAGACCATGGGCGTCATCACCCTCGCCCTCATCACGGTCGGATGGCAGAGCGCGGATCACGCCGATCCCTATCTCTGGGTCATCATCGCGTGCGCGTTCACGATTGCCCTCGGCACGTATCTGGGCGGCTGGCGGATCATCCGCACGCTCGGCAAGGGGCTCACCGACGTCAAGCCCGCCCAGGGGTTCTCCGCCGAGACATCCACCGCGGCCACGATCCTCGCCTCCAGCGCGCTGGGCTTCGCACTTTCGACCACGCAGGTCGCCTCCGGCTCGGTCATCGGATCGGGACTGGGGCGCCGTGGCTCCACGGTGCGCTGGCGCACGGCAGGGCGCATCGCGATCGGATGGCTGCTCACCCTGCCGGCCGCCGGCGCTGTCGGCGCCGTGGCCGCCCTCGTCGTCGTGTGGTGGGGCACCTGGGGCGTTCTCGTCGACGCCGTGCTGGCCCTGGCGATCATCCTCGGGCTGTTCCTGCGCTCGCGTCGCGACGCCGTGACCGCGAGCAACGCGTTCAGCGACGTGGCCGAGTCGGGTCACGCCGTCGACGTACCGGATGCGCCGCCGCCCACGCCCCGTCAGGAGCGCATCCTTCGCGCCGAGGAGGCCCGCAAGAAGCGGGCCGCCGAGGCGAAGAAGCGCGCGGAGGACGCCGAGAAGAAGGCGGCGAAGAAGAAGTCCGACAAGAAGAAGAAATCGGACAAGAAGAAGTCTGGCGACAAGAAGAAGTCTGACCCCAAGAAGAAGTCTGACCGCAAGAAGAAGTCGGGCGAGGAGAAGACCGACTCGGGCAGGAAAACGGACGCGGACGTGACGGGCGAGAACCAGAGGAGCACGAACGCGGCCGCTGAGGCCGAGATCGTGACGGGCGCCGAGGCGGGGCAGGGGGAGCGATGA
- a CDS encoding peptidase, whose product MNVVIDWLAFFKVLGAALVGATVVVGFYALGLRMLVRSGRAPVVTPAEFTDAITVISEKEARRATKAAAKAARKSPLTDAQKKLALVAAFACFAVCVLAVLGGIGIIVFAGR is encoded by the coding sequence ATGAACGTCGTTATCGATTGGCTGGCGTTCTTCAAGGTCCTCGGCGCGGCCCTCGTGGGTGCGACCGTCGTGGTCGGGTTCTACGCGCTGGGACTGCGGATGCTCGTGCGCTCCGGACGCGCACCCGTGGTGACTCCGGCCGAGTTCACGGATGCGATCACGGTGATCTCCGAGAAGGAGGCTCGTCGCGCGACGAAGGCGGCAGCCAAGGCCGCGCGCAAGAGTCCGCTCACCGATGCGCAGAAGAAGCTCGCGCTCGTGGCGGCTTTCGCCTGCTTCGCGGTGTGCGTGCTCGCGGTGCTCGGCGGCATCGGCATCATCGTCTTCGCCGGGCGATAA
- a CDS encoding metallophosphoesterase: protein MPQFGRFAPPTHTLIHLSDPHLLAGGAALGGRFDVDANLARTLRAIESAAENPDAIVVTGDLADLGEPEVYRRLRASVEPVAERLGAPVIWVAGNHDERPALREHLLGAAPTEEPVTGVWEQNGLRIVTLDSTVPGWHHGDVDAVQLAWLADVLAEPAEHGTLLAMHHPPVPSHIPFFDILELRHQDELAAVLEGTDVRGILAGHLHYSLHGTFAGIPVSVASATCYTMDVSAPAQRVNGMDAAQSFQLVHVRPEVITHTVVPVVDADPVQTFSPEWVAQMERLSPEQRLEAFSRKPAR, encoded by the coding sequence ATGCCGCAGTTCGGACGATTCGCTCCGCCCACGCACACCCTGATCCACCTCAGCGACCCGCATCTGCTCGCCGGAGGCGCCGCGCTGGGTGGCCGCTTCGACGTGGATGCGAACCTCGCGCGCACGTTGCGGGCGATCGAGTCGGCGGCCGAGAACCCGGATGCGATCGTCGTGACCGGCGACCTCGCCGACCTCGGTGAGCCGGAGGTGTACCGCCGGCTGCGCGCGAGCGTGGAACCGGTGGCCGAGCGCCTCGGCGCCCCGGTGATCTGGGTCGCGGGCAACCACGACGAACGGCCGGCACTGCGCGAGCATCTGCTCGGGGCCGCCCCCACGGAGGAGCCGGTGACGGGCGTGTGGGAGCAGAACGGGCTGCGGATCGTCACGCTCGACAGCACCGTGCCGGGCTGGCATCACGGCGACGTCGACGCCGTGCAACTCGCCTGGCTGGCCGATGTGCTCGCCGAGCCCGCGGAGCACGGCACGCTGCTGGCGATGCATCATCCGCCGGTGCCGAGCCACATCCCGTTCTTCGACATCCTCGAGCTACGCCATCAGGACGAGCTGGCGGCTGTGCTCGAGGGAACCGACGTGCGCGGCATTCTCGCCGGGCACCTGCACTACTCGCTGCACGGCACGTTCGCGGGCATCCCGGTGAGCGTCGCCTCGGCGACCTGCTACACGATGGATGTGTCGGCTCCCGCCCAGCGCGTGAACGGCATGGATGCCGCGCAGTCCTTCCAGCTCGTGCACGTGCGGCCCGAGGTGATCACCCATACCGTCGTGCCCGTCGTCGACGCCGATCCGGTGCAGACGTTCAGTCCGGAGTGGGTGGCGCAGATGGAACGGCTGAGCCCCGAGCAGCGCCTGGAGGCGTTCTCGCGCAAGCCTGCGCGCTGA